A single genomic interval of Aedes aegypti strain LVP_AGWG chromosome 1, AaegL5.0 Primary Assembly, whole genome shotgun sequence harbors:
- the LOC5576725 gene encoding endochitinase — protein sequence MGLKDNVMVFMAAFYALIALASAIDDGASRRMVCHYTTWSQGRSGGASYRVENVPGNLCTHVVYNFIGIDEDTYKLVPLQREIDIVQDGFGRFVDLKKTYPELKTTIAVGGWGHGGAKFSKMAAFRDRRKIFVQSVVNFLEEYDFDGLEIAWLYPGNPERGGNSNDKDNLIYLVEELKRAFQSRGRGWEVTVQVPLDKTRLAIGYDIEDLCDAAHFVHLIGYDMRGWWNNFADVHSPMADRSHDVANFRGINVRDGVQHLLTNRCTPGKMVLGVALFGRTYMLANSQQNSIGSRTTGPGPAGTYTHEAGYLGYCEICRKFLSRSPIAQSPWPKLWDDVGLCPYTYRGREWIGYEDEQSLQEKVNLVKEKQLAGIYAFSLDLDDYLGDCASEPYPLTRKLYEYVKETKDCGNIGGFFNRDEC from the exons ATAATGTGATGGTGTTTATGGCGGCATTCTATGCCTTGATTGCATTAGCGAGCGCGATCGATGATG GTGCATCACGTCGAATGGTGTGTCACTATACGACCTGGTCCCAGGGTCGATCTGGAGGAGCATCCTACCGTGTGGAGAACGTACCGGGAAATCTATGCACACACGTGGTATACAACTTCATCGGTATCGATGAAGATACGTACAAACTGGTACCGCTGCAACGAGAAATCGACATCGTTCAAGATGGGTTCGGACGGTTCGTTGATCTGAAGAAGACTTATCCTGAACTTAAAACAACGATCGCTGTTGGAGGATGGGGGCACGGTGGGGCTAAGTTCAGCAAGATGGCTGCTTTTAGGGATCGCAGAAAGATCTTCGTTCAGAGTGTGGTGAACTTTTTGGAGGAATACGACTTTGATGGGCTGGAAATTGCATGGCTTTATCCGGGTAATCCCGAACGAGGTGGAAACAGTAACGATAAAGACAACTTGATTTATTTGGTGGAGGAGCTGAAACGAGCTTTCCAGTCTCGAGGAAGAGGATGGGAAGTAACTGTACAAGTACCGTTAGATAAAACCAGATTGGCAATCGGATACGACATCGAAGACTTGTGCGA TGCTGCACACTTTGTCCATCTTATCGGATACGATATGCGAGGATGGTGGAATAATTTCGCCGACGTACATAGCCCCATGGCTGATCGTTCCCACGATGTGGCAAACTTCCGCGGAATCAACGTTCGGGACGGAGTTCAACATTTGTTAACTAATCGTTGTACACCTGGCAAGATGGTTTTGGGAGTTGCTCTGTTCGGTAGAACGTACATGTTGGCCAATTCCCAGCAGAACAGCATCGGTTCGCGGACGACAGGTCCAGGGCCGGCGGGCACCTACACTCACGAGGCAGGATATCTCGGATACTGCGAAATTTGTCGCAAGTTTCTTTCCAGATCACCTATAGCACAATCCCCGTGGCCAAAGCTGTGGGATGACGTAGGTCTGTGTCCTTATACCTACCGAGGACGTGAATGGATTGGCTATGAGGACGAACAATCGCTCCAGGAGAAAGTTAATCTAGTCAAAGAGAAGCAGTTGGCCGGAATCTATGCGTTCTCGCTGGATTTGGATGACTACCTAGGTGACTGCGCGAGTGAGCCGTACCCGCTGACCAGGAAGTTGTATGAATATGTTAAAGAGACGAAAGATTGCGGAAATATCGGAGGATTCTTCAACAGGGACGAGTGCTGA